CTGGGTATATTTAGATTTTCAAAGATTCCCAGGAGCTCTAAATATCGGTTATAATCCAACTTTTGATGAAAAAGAACTCTCCATAGAAGTCCATATCTTAGACCTCAATGGAGATATGGACCTCTACAACCAGGCTTTAAAAGTTGAATTTGTCAAATTTATAAGGGGTGAAAAAAAATTCTCCTCTATTGAGGAGCTTATTCAACAAATATCTCAAGATTGCCAGCTTATCCGTAAAGTGTTAATCTAAGCCTTTTTAGCTTTTTTTAACTCATTTACGAAGGCATCATAAATATTAACTTTTTTTCCGATTTTCTTAGGAATATCAATTCCTCTCTTTCTCAATTCATTAACGATTTTGTTCACCTGAAATTTACTAATACCCAGCTTTTCAGCTATTTGAGTTGCACTCATCAAAGCATAATTCTCATAAACAAATCTAACATCTTCCAAAGTAACAGGCCTACTTCTCTTTCTCATTGTCGCACCTCCTAACTTTTGGTTTTTTATCAAATTATATATCAGATTTATTAAATGTCAATAGATATCTTCTGAGAATTTAAAGAGGTTAAACCAGAATATGAAGTCAGATCATATTGGATGGGTGTAATAGTGATAAATCCCTGTTTTAGAGCTACCACATCTGTTTCTTCATCTGTTTCTGTATGCTCCTCCGCTCCTTGCCAATAATATATTTTACCGTGAAGATCCAATCTTTTTTCAAAAAATTCCCTTAACTTAGCAGTAGACTGTCTTACAAATTTTACCCCTTTTATTTGATGTGGATTTAAATGAGGGATATTTACATTTAGACAAAATGGTCTTAGTAAAGAAAGATTATTTAACTTTTTGACCAATTTTCCAAGGAAATAGGCAGTAAAGCAATAATCAATATTTTCATAAGCATCAATGGATACCGCTATACCATTATAACCAAGAATTTTAGCCTCAGTTGCCGCTGAAACTGTCCCTGAATAAAGCACATTTATACCCACATTAGCACCCCGATTGATTCCTGAGATGACAAGGTCAACAGGCCCAATTAATTCATAGATGGCAAGTTTGACACAGTCTGCAGGAGTTCCTGAGACCGCATATCCCCAAAAGTATTTTCCTCTTCTTACTTCTCTTACCCTTAAGGGATAATGAATGGTTATAGCATGCCCTACAGCACTTCTCTCTACTTCTGGAGCTACAATATAAACCTCATGCTCTTCACTTAAGGTAAAATAAAGGCCACAAAGGCCATCTGCATAAATTCCATCATCATTTGTAAGAAGTATCTTCATATTTAAAAATCTTTAAACCGGGACTTAAAATGTAGTAGACACTGTTTCCTAAATTGACAATACTCCTTTGGATGCTTACAACCAATCTCAACAAGCACCCATTCTTTGTATTTTTCGCAATACAGTTTTTCCTCTTGTTTTTCTTTCTTTTCCATCTTTAACTCCTGTAACTGGCATTTATTTTTATATATTCCTCAGTAAGATCACAGGTCAAGAGCCAGTAACTCTGTTTCCCCTGCTTAAGTTTGATAGATAGCTCAACCTCCCCTTTAAAAAGTTCTTTTTTAAGAACCTCCTCATCATTCTGCAGGGTCAACTCTTTGATCCAGGGAAGACCATTTAAAAAAAGTTCTACCTCTTCGGGTTGAAAGGGAAGCCCTGTTTTTCCAAGGGCAGAAAAGATCCTCCCCCAATTAAGGTCCTCTCCATAAAAAGCGGTCTTAACAAGAGGTGACTCTGCCACAGCTCTTGCTAAAAGCTCAGCCTCCTCCTTGGTTCTTGTGCCCTTTACCACTACCTTTATCACCTTTGATGCCCCCTCTCCATCCTTAACTATCATGTAAGCGAGATCCTGTAAAACCTCTGTAAAGGCATGCGAAAATTCTTTCCAGTCTTCTATATGCTTTTTTCTGCTTGCAAGTGCATAAACTGTATCATTGGTGCTCATATCCCCATCAACAGTTATTCTGTTAAAACTCTCTTCCACACCCTTTTGAAGAAGTCTTTTCAAGTCCTCCTTTGAAAGGATGCCATCTGTTAAAATAAAAGCCAGCATAGTAGCCATATTTGGTGCAATCATACCTGCTCCTTTGGCTATACCCAGAATTGAAATTCCCTCCTTCGTCTTGCGGGAAGACAGTTTTGGGAAGGTGTCTGTGGTCATAATAGCATGAGCAAAGGCAAGATAATGGGATGGAGAAAGGTTATTTATAAGTTCAGGAAGTCTCGGCAAGATTCTTTCAAGAGGGAGTTGCTCCCCTATAACACCTGTTGAAGCAGGTAGAATCTCTTCCTTTCGTAAGGAAAGGATCTGGGAGAGCGCTCCTAAAAGTTCCTCTGCCCTTTTTATGCCTTCTATTCCCGTTGCTGCATTAGCAACACCACTATTAACTAAAATAGCCCTTGTGACTGGATTTTTGATATGACCCTTTCCCAGGATAACCGGAGCTGCCTTTACAGTGTTCTTTGTAAATACTCCCCAGGATATACCTTTATCTTGGCAAAAGATTAACCCAAGATCAAGACGATCCTTTTTTCTAATTCCAGAAGCTACTGCAGAAAACATAAATCCCTCGGGAATATACATCTTTTACTCCTCCTACGAATGGGGTTTAATAAGTAAAAGAAGGGCTGATATTAATAAAAATACATTTACAAGGTAATAATATACCCGATTACTCAACTTTCCATAAAGTTTTTGCCCAAAAAGCATACCTAAAAGTATTACAGGTAGATTTAGTATGTAAATTTTCAAGAGTTCAACGGTCAAATTTCCGGTCAAATAATGATTTATAGCAGCATTAAAGGCAGAAAAGGCAAAAATAAGCTGTAAAGTAGCCTTAAATAGGTTTTTATCAAAGCGCAAAAGGGTAAGATACATAACAATGGGAGGCCCTGGAGTATTTAATATACCAGCTAAGAATCCAACTAAAAGGGCAATCAAAAGGGCCTTAGGTCTTTTGAAAACCTCAGGGTCAATATTGTCAGTAAATTTGAGATGTTGATGATATTTAAGCTGATAAATCTCCCAAAGAAAAAATATAAAAATGGCTAAAAATAAAAGAATTCTTAGGCTATATTCGGAGGAAAGAGTAAAGCCTCTAACCCCAAGAAAAACCCCAAGTATTATTACTCCAAAAAATCTCAAGGGAATTTTAAGAATCCTTTTTTCCTGCAGGACAAATAACATAATTACATTTATGGTAAAAGAAAAAAGAGATAGAAGGGGAACCCCAAATTTTACTCCTTTTAAAAGGGCTATCAAAGGAAGGGCCATCAAAGCAAAGGCAAAGCCCACAAGTCCATGAACCAGGGCAGAAAGGAAAAAGATAAGGCTTAACAAAAGCGTCTCAGACATTACTTCAGGAAGACTGAAGCTCCTTGTGGGTAGAAATTATTTCTGAGAGGGTGAAAAAGGATTTAAGCTCATAGCCTCTTTCTTTTAAGGCCTCTTTGCCCCCTTCCTCTCTATCAACCAGGGCAATAACGCTGATAATGTTCAAATCTTCTTTCTCACAGGCCTCTATAGCCTTTAATAGGGAACCCCCTGTAGTTACCACATCTTCAACTAAAGCAATTTTCATACCTTTGCAGAAATTGCCCTCGAGCTGTTTCCCTGTTCCATATTTTTTGGGTTCTTTGCGAATTAAAATGCCTTCAAGAGCTCTCTCTTCAGAAAGAGCCGCTGACAAAATTCCACAAACAATGGGATCAGCCCCCATACTCATTCCTGCAACGCCTTCAATATCCGTATATCTCAACTCCTCCCAGAAAAGCTCTCCTATGAGCTGGTATGAGGGACCATAAAGGGTTATTTTCCGACAGTCAAGGTAATAGGGACTCTCTTTACCACTGGAAAGTTTAAAGGGTTTTTCAGGACTATAAAGTAAAGCCCTTTCAAGTAAATAGGGCATAATCTCATTTTTTAAGAAAAAAACATTGAAGGCTTTGACAATTTGATGCGCTGTATCAAATTCTCCCAGGAATTTCTTTATCTCAAGTTCAGCTATTTCAGGGGAAGGGGCATTATAAATTATGTAATTTCTAAGATGCTGGAAAGATTCCTGAGGAATACTCATGAATTTAATGGCAAAACCTTTATCTTTATCAATTCGGACCACCCTTCCTTTCATAAAAACCTTAATGGGCGGATCGGCATCTTTAAGTAAAAAAATAAGATCCACTTCATCTTTTAATTCAGGGAAATTATCAGGATTTGCTATATAAAGCCCACCAAAACTCAGATCCTTTACAACTCCAGAAAAGATGCCCTTAGGACAGACAAATTCTACCTTTTCTTCAAAGGGCAAACGAAAAAATTTTCTTTTTTCGCGCATAGAGATAGTTTAATAGATTTTTTAAAAAAACCAACTTACTTGTATAGATCCTGCTCTTTTGAAACTTTGCCAAAATTTACACTTTATACTTGCTATTTCAAAGTTCTGCTTTAAATTAATCTTTAAGTAAAAATTTTTCAATAGCAGGAGGTGCCCATGCTTAAAGAAGAAATGGAAAAAGCCCTTAATGAACAACTCAAATGGGAACTTTATTCTGCTTATTTATACTTAGCCATGTCTGCCTATTTTGAGGATCAAGGATTGGAGGGATTTGCTCACTGGATGAAATCTCAGACCGCAGAGGAAATGATGCATGCCATGAAGTTTTACAAGTTTATTGCAGAAAGAGATGGAAGGGTTGTCCTTGAAGAGATTCCCGCTCCACCTAAGGAATGGGAAAACTCTGAAGATGTCTTTGATTTTGCTTATAAACATGAACAAGAGGTTACTGCAAGGATTAATAAACTTATGAGTTTAGCAAAAAGGCTTGAAGACTATGCTACAGAAAATTTCCTCCAATGGTTTGTAGAGGAACAAGTAGAGGAAGAGGCATCTTTTAAGTCCATACTTTCTAAGCTCAGGCTTATTAAAAATGACCCACAGGCCCTATTTTATTTGGATAAAGAGCTTGGCCAGAGGCCCATTGATCTTAATCTCCTTATGACTCAGGTCTAAACTAAATATTATGAGGTATATATGGATATCCCTTTAAAAATTGGCAGATTTCAAAGGGAAAATCGCACCTTTTTTGGGATTCTCATCGGTGATAAAGTTCTGGATGTTTCTCAAGAGGAAAAGAGAGAGTATCCATTAAAGGAAGTAAGACCTCTTGCCCCAACGGTTCCCAGTAAAATTATAGGAGTGGGTCTTAATTATAGAGATCACGCAGAAGAGCTAAAGATGCCGATACCCAAGGAACCTTTGATCTTTC
This window of the Caldimicrobium thiodismutans genome carries:
- a CDS encoding sulfite exporter TauE/SafE family protein, whose translation is MSETLLLSLIFFLSALVHGLVGFAFALMALPLIALLKGVKFGVPLLSLFSFTINVIMLFVLQEKRILKIPLRFFGVIILGVFLGVRGFTLSSEYSLRILLFLAIFIFFLWEIYQLKYHQHLKFTDNIDPEVFKRPKALLIALLVGFLAGILNTPGPPIVMYLTLLRFDKNLFKATLQLIFAFSAFNAAINHYLTGNLTVELLKIYILNLPVILLGMLFGQKLYGKLSNRVYYYLVNVFLLISALLLLIKPHS
- the surE gene encoding 5'/3'-nucleotidase SurE, whose translation is MKILLTNDDGIYADGLCGLYFTLSEEHEVYIVAPEVERSAVGHAITIHYPLRVREVRRGKYFWGYAVSGTPADCVKLAIYELIGPVDLVISGINRGANVGINVLYSGTVSAATEAKILGYNGIAVSIDAYENIDYCFTAYFLGKLVKKLNNLSLLRPFCLNVNIPHLNPHQIKGVKFVRQSTAKLREFFEKRLDLHGKIYYWQGAEEHTETDEETDVVALKQGFITITPIQYDLTSYSGLTSLNSQKISIDI
- a CDS encoding MarR family transcriptional regulator, whose product is MRKRSRPVTLEDVRFVYENYALMSATQIAEKLGISKFQVNKIVNELRKRGIDIPKKIGKKVNIYDAFVNELKKAKKA
- the argJ gene encoding bifunctional glutamate N-acetyltransferase/amino-acid acetyltransferase ArgJ, whose amino-acid sequence is MYIPEGFMFSAVASGIRKKDRLDLGLIFCQDKGISWGVFTKNTVKAAPVILGKGHIKNPVTRAILVNSGVANAATGIEGIKRAEELLGALSQILSLRKEEILPASTGVIGEQLPLERILPRLPELINNLSPSHYLAFAHAIMTTDTFPKLSSRKTKEGISILGIAKGAGMIAPNMATMLAFILTDGILSKEDLKRLLQKGVEESFNRITVDGDMSTNDTVYALASRKKHIEDWKEFSHAFTEVLQDLAYMIVKDGEGASKVIKVVVKGTRTKEEAELLARAVAESPLVKTAFYGEDLNWGRIFSALGKTGLPFQPEEVELFLNGLPWIKELTLQNDEEVLKKELFKGEVELSIKLKQGKQSYWLLTCDLTEEYIKINASYRS
- the pyrE gene encoding orotate phosphoribosyltransferase, translating into MREKRKFFRLPFEEKVEFVCPKGIFSGVVKDLSFGGLYIANPDNFPELKDEVDLIFLLKDADPPIKVFMKGRVVRIDKDKGFAIKFMSIPQESFQHLRNYIIYNAPSPEIAELEIKKFLGEFDTAHQIVKAFNVFFLKNEIMPYLLERALLYSPEKPFKLSSGKESPYYLDCRKITLYGPSYQLIGELFWEELRYTDIEGVAGMSMGADPIVCGILSAALSEERALEGILIRKEPKKYGTGKQLEGNFCKGMKIALVEDVVTTGGSLLKAIEACEKEDLNIISVIALVDREEGGKEALKERGYELKSFFTLSEIISTHKELQSS
- a CDS encoding ferritin yields the protein MLKEEMEKALNEQLKWELYSAYLYLAMSAYFEDQGLEGFAHWMKSQTAEEMMHAMKFYKFIAERDGRVVLEEIPAPPKEWENSEDVFDFAYKHEQEVTARINKLMSLAKRLEDYATENFLQWFVEEQVEEEASFKSILSKLRLIKNDPQALFYLDKELGQRPIDLNLLMTQV